The following DNA comes from Natronospira bacteriovora.
CGGGCCGGAGCGGGGCGGTGCCCGGAAGTCACGTTGACCGTCAGTCATTGACGTCCTTGTCCGCACCGTCACGGCTGCGGTGGTGACGGGCGTAAAAGGCTTCCTTGTGGGCGTACATGCGGGCATCGGCTTCCGGCATGACCCGATTCGGTGGATGCTGATCCGAACCGGCGACACCGACGCTGATCTCCACCGGCAGCTCGGATTGACGCCCGTTGCCGAGGCGAATTCGTCCACTGGATTCCTGGCAGGCCCCCATCAGGCGTTCCACCGCACGCATGGCGTCCGCTTCACGGCAGTCATGACACAGCACGACAAACTCATCACCGCCGAAGCGTGCCACTACATCGGATTTGCGAGCATGGCGGCGCAGGCGCCGGGCCACGGTTCGTATCAGTTCGTCACCGGCTTCATGCCCGAGGCGGTCGTTGGCCTGCTTGAGGCCGATCACATCCAGCATGATGACTGAAAAATCCGCCGCATCATGGCTGCGCTTGCGCTCCATGGCGTCATTCAGCTGTTCCTCCAGATAACCCCGATTGTAAAGACCGGTCAGGGCATCGGTTTCCGCCGCCTTGCGCAGCTCCTCGGTGAGCAGTTTGTTCTGCAGGGCCGAGGCGAGCTGATCCACGAACAGCGTGAGAATTCGTCCAAGAAACTCCGCCCGCTTGCGGTCCATGACCAGATAGCCGCTGGCCTGATCCATGTATTCATGCATGGGCAGAGCCAGGAGCGGGCGGGGCAAGCCTTCCAGTACCAGAGGCTGACCGCGATCATTGCTGGCATTGTGAGCCGTAAGGCGACGAATCATGCTTTCCTGAAGGTGTTCGGGCACACCCCGGAACACCGCGTGAAGGAGAAACCGTGGTCGCCCACGATCAAACAGCAATAGACCAAAGGGGTGGCCCGACTGGAGGCGTCGGAAATGCTCCAGCGTGCGCTCGATCAGTTCCTTGACCGTGCCGGTTTCATTGCTGATCGACGCATATTCCAGCAGGGAGCGAAACACCTCATTGTTCTGCTCGATGGCACGGTGAGCACGCGCCAGTTTGGTGTTCTGGCGATAGTAGGTAATGCCCACGCCGAGAATGTAGAGCAGACTGGCGCTTGCCATGTAGAGGGTGACCATCAGGCTGGCGTGGGGTTCGAACTGGAATCCGCCAAACAGTACCCAGAGCAGGGCGCCGGCAAGAAAGCAGATCGCCGCCAGGCCCAGACGAGCGGGGCCACCGTTGATGGCGTTGTTGAGCAGGGTGGCGAGCAACAGGGCAAAGGTGATCCACAGGGTGAAGCCGAGTGCGGCCGACCAGACGCCCAGCATGATGCTGTCCGCCAGCAGGTTCTTCTGTTCAGCAGACTTGGAATCGCGTGCCAGACGGGCATGGGCGAAGGCCAGATGCGGGTACAGGATGAAGGTGGCCACGGCCAGCAGCAGGGTGGTGGTGCCGAACTCGCGTTCCGCCGTCAGCAGCAGAATGGCCACGAAGGTGCTGCCAAAGCCGAGTGCCCGGGGCAGATAATTGATCCGGGCGATGCGGTGGATGGATTCGGACTGTTCGGGGCCGGACATGGCTTGCCTCGCTGCTGGCATGCATCAGGGGGTGTGGCCCCGTCCGTGGTTTATCCGGCCCTGATGGCGGTGATGGTTTCCCTGTGTATCCGCTCCTGTGACTACCAGAGGTGGTCACGGTTTCTTTTTCGCCATGATTGAAGTCTAGACGCTGCCGGAACGGCCGGTGGCGCCGTTCCGGACAGCCGGTGGCTCAAGGAGTCTCCAGAGGTTCCCTAGAACAGAAGGGCGAGCAGGCCGCCGGCCTGCTTGCTGAAGGCAATGGCCATGGTCTGGACGAACAGCAGCACGGCCAGGAAGAACAGGCCCCAGCGCAGGCTGCCCGCCCCGGCCCGGAAAGCGGCGATGCCCACCCCGATGTAGGCGGCAACGAACAGCAGCTTGAGCAGCATCCAGCCTTGCGTGAGGAAGGCCCAGCCGGTCATGCCCAACAGGACGATACCGCTCAGCAACAGCAGGGTATCCAGCACATGCGGGGCAATTTTCGCGAAGCGGTTGGCCGGTTTCTCGCCAGTGACCAGCAGCCAGCCACCCCGCAGCATGAAACCGAGGATGCTCAACAGGGCTAGGGTCATGTGCAGATGCTTGATGCCCATATACATGGTGAAAACTCCTTCGAAAAAGGCTTGACAGAATGCTGTTGCGTTGTGGCGACAATGGCCAACGATTGCTCATTCCAGGGCGTGGGCCGATGATTGGCCGCCCTGGCGCTTTATGCACAGGGATATCCACAGATATTGTGGATGAACCGTGTACCGATGGTATCTGAACCGCCCGCCCCGGGGCAGTTTCCCGCTTTCCGGTCAACCATCCTCCACAATATACGTTAACCATGCACAGGGGCGATCCCCACCGTGAATGTCATGGCGAGAATGTATCCGTTGAGCCTCGCGTGTTGTTGCACACCGGCGACATCAGACACCCGCCGACAGGCCTGTCATGCTGGTGAAATAATGCCCATTTCGGTGGATGCCTTATCGACTCGAAGGTCCGGTCGGATTATTCACAAGCTTATCCACAGAATCTGTGGAAACTTGTACAACAGGCCGTTATTGCGGTTGGGCCGGTGGTAATTGAGCGTGGTCGCCGTGAGCAAGCCAGGACAGCTTCTTAGGGGCTATTGTTCATAAAGAGTTTCGTTTTTTTACCGAAGCCGTTATTTTCAGTCAATTTTTCCTGAGTTTGAGCTACTATTGGGCTGCAGGTAACAAATTCAGGCCGGATGATCTCCGTTCAGGGGAGTGTCCGGTTTTTCCTGCTCCATCGGCAAGCTGGCCGCGCGGCACTGGTTTTCGCGGCCAGACTTGACCGGGTGCGGGCCGCTGGAGCGATGCAATGGATTCAGCTTCCGGAACGCTGCGCATGGCCGTTGCCGCCGTACAGGCGAGGCAGGCCCGTGTGCAGCGAGGTCTGAAGCAACATTTCGAGAACGCGAGGGACTGGCTCAGGGAGCAGCCGGCGCCTGCTTTCCGACACCTGCTTTTCTGGATCATCGTGGCCGTTGCCATTCCCACCACCGCCTGGTTTCTGACTGCGGCGTGGATTGCCCATGACCGCTACCAGACGGTCCGTTCCATGAATTACACCGGGCAGCTGGCCGATTTCGCTCTCGCCGGAAATCGCCTGATCCATGCCCTGCAGCTGGAACGTAGCCTCTCTGCGGCCCATCTTGTGGAAGGCGACCCCTTCTTCTCGGTCCGGCTTGCCGAGGCGCGTCAGGAAACGTCCCGGCACATGCGACAGGTTCAGCATCAGATGCTCAACCTGCCGGCGGCGCCGCTGACCAGGCAGCTGGACAACTGCATGCAGGAAGTTCGTGGCGTGGAGGAGCGTCTTCAGAGCCTTCGCCACAACATCAATCTCGGTCATCTGACGGTCATGGAAGGTGTGGATGGCCTGAGCATCGTCATCGAGGATATTCACGCCTGCCTGTCGGTGGTGGAGCAGGCCAGCAATGAATCCGCCATTACCCAGCGCCTGCGGACGCTGCGGGCCTTCGCTGCCTACAAGGATTTTGCCGATCTGGAACGCAGTTATGGTACCGCCCTGCTGGCAGCGGGTATCCCTGATCCTGGTGTCTATCGTCAGTTCCTGCACCATGCCGAGCTTCAGGCACCCTACGCACGACGCATCCTGACGGAACAGGATTCGGGGCTGGAGAAGGCCCTCGGGTATGTGCATGACAGTGAGGTGGAACAGCGCCTGCACGACCTCCGCACGGTGATGACCCAGGCCATTGACGGGCGGAGTGATGCAAACCGCAATGCGCTGCCGGTTCCGGAAGTCTGGTTTGCCGTTGCCAGCGATCGCCTGGAAGCCTTGCATCAGGCCGAGCGCATGCTGATGGACAAGCTCTCGTCCACGGTGGCGGGAATTGATGCTTCCGCACGTCAGGATCTGCAGCGGGTGCTGGCCGCCTTCGGTGTCACTGCCCTGGCCGTGCCGCTGTTATCCCTGGGCATCGCCGCCGGTGTTGGCCGTCGTATTCGCCTGGAGCGTCGTCAGAACCGCAATATCCGCTTTCTGGCAACCCGGGACTTTCTCACCGGTCTCTACAATCGGCGTCGTTTCGACGAGGTGGCCAGACGGGTCATCGCCAAGGCTCGGCGATATGACCGCAAGGCCGCTCTGCTGATCATCGATCTGCACCGTTTCACGGACATCAACCATATCTGGGGTGAGGCCGTGGGCGACGCCGTGCTGCGCGAGACGGCCAGCCGTCTCAAGGTCGTCGCCGGACGTCATGCCCTCATCGCGCGAACCTACGGCGATGAATTTTCCATTCTGCTGCCTGATTGCAACGATCATGTGGAGGCGGAAGTGCAGGCCCGGCAGATCATGGCCGTGTTCAGTGCGCCCTTCGACCTGGAACACCGCTCCATCAATATTCAGGCAAGCGGGGGTGGTGCCGTTTTCCCGGATGATGGCAGTGACCAGGAAGAAATGATGGTGGCCGCCCGCCTTGCCCGGGACGTGGCCAAGGAGTCCAGCAGCGACAGCTTCCATTTCTTCTCTGCCGGAATGTATGAACGTTTCGAATACCAGGTGGTGATCGAGGAGGGCCTGAAACAGGCGCTGAGCAACAAGGAATTCGAGGTCTACTATCAACCTCGTTTGCGCCTGCCGGATCAGAAGCTGGTTGCCGTGGAAGCGTTGGTGCGATGGAATCACCCGGCTCTCGGTCAGGTCAATCCGGAGGATTTCGTTCCCGTTGCCGAGGCCAACGGCAGCATCGTCCGCATTGGTCGCTGGGTGCTTGAGGAGGCCTGCCGTCGTGCCGTGGATTGGCAGCGGGACGGCTTGCCGGACTTGCGGGTCTCGGTCAATCTCTCGGCTGTGCAGTTCCACCAGTCCGACATCATTGCCGACGTGACCCGTGCACTGGAGAAGAGCGGGCTTCCGGCTGACCGGCTCGAGCTGGAGCTGACCGAAACCGCCGTCATGGCCGACATTGATCAGAGTGCCGAGATCCTCCTCAAGCTGCGTGAGCTGGGCGTGATGCTCTCCATTGATGACTTCGGTACCGGATACAGCTCGCTCAGTTATCTGCAGCGATTCCCGGTTCAGCAGCTCAAGCTCGACAAGAGTTTTGTCCATGGCCTGCCCCAGGATGCCGATGCCGTTGCCATTGCCCGAACCATCATCAACTTGAGCCAGGGGCTTAACCGTGAAGTGGTGGCCGAAGGGGTCGAGAATGCCGAGCAGGCACAATTCCTGAGTGAGGCCGGCTGCAAGGAAGGGCAGGGCTATTACTTCAGCAAACCATTGACGGCCCGTGAGCTGAGCGCCTTCGCCAGCGAAAAATCCAATCTGCCTGCCGAATCGGGATCCGGTTACTGAGACCGGCCTTGGCCCTTCACCGACAGCTGGACGCGTCTCGGCGATATCCATCCTGAAGGCAGCGATTGATCAGAGGTTCCTCAGCCCGCCAATCGCTCGGCCAGGCCGGAATGGCGGCGGGTCTGGCGGCCGATGGCGGCACGCAGGATGTCTTCAGGGCCGTGCAGGCTCAGGCTTTTCCTGGCGCGGGTAATGCCGGTGTAGAGCAGCTCCCGGGACAGAACCGGGGTATCCACCGCCGGCAGCAGCAGGTGCACATGCTCGAACTCCGAGCCCTGGCTCTTGTGCACCGTCATGGCGTAGACGCTGTCATGTTGGGGCAGGGCCGTGGGCAGCAGGGCGCGGGGTTGCTCGCCCGTCTGGAACCAGACCCGCCGTCGCCCGGCCTTGTCCGCCAGGCAGATGCCGATGTCGCCGTTGAACAGCCCCGCCCGGTAGTCATTGTGCTGGATGATGATGGGCCGGCCCGGATACCAGGTTTCGGCCGGGTCCAGGCCAGCTTCCCGGCAGAGACGCTCGTGGATGGCCTGGTTGAGGCTGTCGCTGCCAGTGGGGCCGACGCGGGTGGCGGTCAGCAGCTGGATCTCGCCCAACCGGGCCAGGGCGGCCACCGGGTCGCTTTCGCTGAGCAGGGGGGCATGCGCCGCCGCCACGGTTTCAACCAGGGCGTCGAGCCCGTCGCCGGCGTCCAGCCGCGCTTCGATGGCTTCCGGCGCGGCTTCCCGGATCACGCCCATGGCCGAATCGGCATCGCCGGCGTTGACTGACGCAGCCAGTCGGCCGATGGCACTGTCGGCGGTGAAACGGTGGCTGGTCTGCAAGGTGACCACATGATCGGCCAGCGGCGGCAAGGGCGGGTCGGCGGTGGGGGCGTCCGACTTGAGCAGGGGCGCGAAGGCCTCGCGCTGTTGGGGACCGAAACCGTTCACGCCGGCCGCCCGGCACAGCTCGGCCAGCACCGATCCGGATTCCACCGAGGCCAGCTGGTAGCGGTCACCGAGCAGGATCAGGCGCCCATGGCGCGGCATGGCATCCACCAGCTTGGCCATCATCGGCAGGTCCACCATGGAGGCCTCGTCCACGATCACCACATCGGCATTGAGGGGGTTGTCGCGGTCATGGCGTGGCCGGGTGGTGTCACCGCGCAGGCCCAGCAGGCGGTGCAGCGTGGCGGCATCCTCCGGCAGGCTGGGCCCGAGGGCCTCGCTGTCGGGCAGATCCGCCAGGCCATTGCGCATGGACTCCATCATGCGCGCGGCGGCCTTGCCGGTGGGGGCGGCCAGGGCGATGGTGGGCACCGGGGTCTGGCGGGCGGCGGCATCCGCGAGCAGCAGTTTGACCAGGCGCAGCACGGTGTAGGTCTTGCCGGTGCCGGGGCCGCCGGAGATCACGCAGAAGCGGTGGCGCAGGGCGGTGGCGGCCGCCACCGCCTGCCAGTGGGTCTCTTCATCGCCCACCCAGGCGTAATCAAACAGTTCGCCCTCGCGCTCCAGGGGGGCGGTGTCCACCGCCGCCGGGGCGGTGCCGATCATGGCCTTCAGGCGTTCGGCCAGCAGGGCCTCGTATTGCCAGTAGCGATGGAGGTAGAGCCGCTCGCCCTCCAGGATAAGGGGCCGGGCTTCGCCGGGCTCGCCCACCAGCCGGCTTTCCGCCAGCGACTGGCGCCAGGCGGCCGTCTCGCAGATGGGGTTTTCCTCGGGGATCGCCGGGGGTGCCTGCTCGTCCAGCGGCAGGCAGGTATGGCCTTCGCCCACGGCCCGGTTGGCCAGCGCCAGGGCCAGTGCCACACGTTCGTCGGCACCATGGCGCAGGCCCCAATCGGCCAGGGCGGTGTCCACCGCCCGCAGCCGGCCCTCGGCGCAGGCCCGTCGCAATCGTTGGGCAAGACTCATAGCAGCACCCCCTGTTCGGGCTCAGGACGGGTTCCGGCCAGCGCCCGGTCCAGCGCCGTGATCAGCGCCGTGGGCGGCTGGTCGCTGAAGACACCGTCTGAATGTTCGCCACCGCGCATGCCCCGGAGGAAGAGATAATGCACCCCGCCCAGGTGGGTCTCCGGTTGGTAGCCGGGCAGCCGCAGGGCCAGGTGACGGTGCAGGGCCACGCAATAGATCAGGTATTGCAGGTCGTAATGGGCCACGCTCACCGCCTGGCGCAGTCGGGCCGGGGCGTAGTCCGCCTGGTCGGGGCCCAGGTCATTGGTCTTGTAGTCGATCACGTAATAGCGGCCGTCGGCTTCCACAATAAGGTCGATGTAGCCGTGCATGAGCCCGGCCAGGGTTTCCCGCTGGCGGGCCTCCGGCAGTTCGATGGCGTAACCGTGCCGGTGCAGCTGGTCCATGACCGTCGCCACCGATTGCCCGCCCAGGCCGAGCATGAATTCCATCTCCGCCAGTCGTTGCGTGGCCGGCACGGCGGCGAGGGGGCCGATGCCGGGCAGTTGTGTGTGCAGGCAGCGCGAGATCAGCCCGCCCACCTGTTCCAGCAGTGTCTGCCGCGCCCGGCCGTCGGGCAGGACCAGGCCGGCATCAACTAGCTGCTTTTCCACATGGCCCTTGTGGGACTCGTCCAGAGGCTGGTCCGGGCCGGGCCAGTCGGCGAAGTCGGCCTTCTCCAGCATGTCGTGGACCGCAATACCGAAACCGGCACCGCGCAGGCCGATGTCGCCACCGGCGGCGGCCAGTTGTTCATCGGCCACTTCGTCGCCGGCGCCGGTGCCCAGTTCGGTGCCGGCGGTGGCGTGGGCCGCGCCACGCACCAGGCGTGTAAAGCTGAACACCGACCAGGGCGGCCGCGGCCGCGGCCAGTCCGAACGGGCCTCACCGGCCGGCGCCGGTGGGCGCGGGGCGCGGGCGTCCGGCGGCAGGGTGTCGGGCAGCGCCTCCAGCCGGATGGCGCCTGGCGCCTGTTCGGCCAGCACGCCCAGGCGCTCAGCGGTGCATTCGGGCGTCATCCATTTTGGCGCCTTGGTGCTGCGGTCCCGAACATCGGCACTGACCCCGTCGGCCTGGTGCAGCAGCCAGGCCAAGGCGCCGTTCTGGGCGGTGTTGATCGGGCCCCAGGGCAGGTAACAGGCCTGCTCGGCCCGGGTCAGGGCGACGTACAGCAGGCGGATCGCCTCGGCCCGGTCCTCGGCGATGGCCTGCCTGGCAGTGTCGTCGCCGGGGCCGGCCAGGAAGTCCAGGCAGGCCCGGCCCTGCTCGTCGTGGTGGAGGAAGGGTGGCTTGTCGGCCGCCCCGCCGGCGCCCAGCAGCGGCGCGAAGGGCAGCAGGACGATGCCGTACTGCAGGCCCTTGACCTTGTGCACCGTGGCGATGCGGATCAGGGCATCGTCGGATTCCAGGCGCAGTTGTCGTTCATCGTCGCCGCTATCCCCGCCGGGGTCTTCGATCATGCGGTGGAGCCAGTCAATCAGCCCGTCCGGGCCGAATTGCTCGCCACTGGCCTGCTGCAGCAGCTCGGCCAGCTGCAGGTAATTGCTCATGCGCCGCTCACCATCCTCCAGGGCCAGCAGACGCGGGGCCTCGTCCTGCAGCAGGGGCTGCAGCATGGCCAGTACCCCGGCCTGCCGCCAGGCTTCGTGGGCCTGCTGGAAACGGGCGGTGACCTGGCGCCATGCCTCTTCGTCCTCCGCCAGCCGGATCAGGTCACCCAGGCGGTGGCCCAGGAGTGGCGTGGCCAGGGCCGCCCGCAGGGCGTCCTCGTCGGCGGGGGTGGCCGTGGCCTGGAGCAGGCGCAGCAGGTGCTCGGCTTCCTCGCTGGCAAACACGCTCTGCTGGTGCAGGCAGACCGCGGCGATGCCGCGCCGGCTCAAGGCCTGTTGCACGGCCGCCGCCTGGTCATTGGTATTGACCAGCACGGCAATGTCGGCCGGCGCCAGGGGGCGGGGCGCTTCCCTTGCCTTCACCACCTCGCAGCGCCCGTCCAGCAGCTGATGGATCTGGTGCACGGTGGCATCGATCAGGCGGGGCTCGGCGTTCTTCTTGGGCAGGGCTTCGTCCATCCGCCACAGGGTCATGGCCGGCAGGGGCTCGCCGTCGCGGCGGATCTCCCGGTCGCCGGCCTTGCGTCCGGCCTTGACCGGCTGAAAGCGAATATCCTCGATCACGAAGGCCTGTTCGCCACCGGCGCGAAAGACCGTTTCCACCGCATCCAGCACGGACTGGGTGGAGCGGAAGTTGGTGTCCAGGTGATAGCGGGCATCGGCGTCCCGCACTGCCTGCAGATAGGCGAAGACATCCCCGCCACGGAAACCGTAGATGGCCTGCTTGGGGTCACCGATCATCAACAGCCCGCCACGCTCGCGTTCCCGGTAGATGCGGCGCAGGATGGCGTACTGCAGCGGGTCGGTGTCCTGGAACTCATCCACCAGGGCCCAGGGCCAGGTGCTGTGCAGGGAGTCGGCCAGGGCTGGCCCGCCCTGTTCATCATGAATGGCCTCCGACAGGCCGGTGATCATGTCATTGAAACTGTACTTGCGGCGTTCCCGCTTGCGGGCCAGGACCGTTTCCCGGACGTGTGCCAGGGCCTCGCGCAAGGCGCCCAGGCGGCCCAGGGGCTGGACCTCGGCCAGAGCCCGGCTCAGTGCCAGCTCCTGGGGCCGGAACCAGCTCTCGGCGGGTTTTTTCTTGCACAGCGCCCGCACGCCCTCATCCGAGCCCAGTTGCACCAGCCAGTCAGGCAGGCCCACATGCCCGTTCGCGGTGCCCATGACACCGGCGCCAATCTGGCTGGCCAGTTCCCCGGCGCCACCGGCCCGCTGCAGGGCAGTTTCCAGGCTCTTTTTCTTGAGAAAGGCCTGCTCGGCCTCGCATTGCTCGAGCAGCTCGGCGAGCCTCTCGCCTTCGGCTTCCCAGAGACGGCGGGCCCTGGCGGTGAGCTTGTCGATGCGGGCCGGGTCCGGTCCGGTGAGGCTCACATGCGGCTTTCTCAGGACCGGCTCCAGATCCTTTTTCAGCGCTTCCGGGTCGGGCCAGAGCTGCAGAAAGGCCAGGGCCTGGTCAGCGGGACGGCCCACCACCTGGCCGCGCCAGTAATCGCTGATCACCTCGGTGAACAGGGGTTGGTCGTCCACCTGTTCACCCCGGTCGAAGGGCAGGGCGCTGTCGAAGGCATTTTCCGCGGCGGCCTGCTGGGCGAAGCCGTGGATGGTGCTGATGGTGGCCTCGTCCATGCGCGCGGCGGATTCACGCAAGTGGCGGATCACGGCTTCCCGCCCCCGTTGGCCGGCCACCCGCTCAATGATGGTCAGGGCGAATTGCTGTTCGTGATCGTCGTCTTCGGCCGAGTCCGGGTCCATGGCCAGCCGGGCGGCCTGGCCCAGGCGGGCGCGAATGCGTTCCCGCAGCTCCTGGGTGGCGGCACGGGTAAAGGTCATGACCAGAATCTCGCGCACCGACAGCCACTGCTCCAGCAGCAGGCGCAGGTAAAGCCCGGCCAGGCTGAAGGTCTTGCCGGTGCCGGCGCTGGCCTCGATCAGGCGCAGGCCATGCAGCGGCACCGTGGCCGCGTCGAAACGCTCCCATTGCGGTTCGCGCCGGCTCATGTGGCTTCTCCTTCCGTGCCCGGTGCCTCATCCGCCGGAATCAGGTGAGCGGTCAGGGGCCCACAGATGGCTTCGGCAACCCGGCAGAAGTCGCTGCTCTCGGCCTCGGCGCCAAGGAAGTACGGGGCCGGCGCCAGCACCAGCCGGAACCAGGGATCCGAAAGTTCCCAGGCTGGTGTCCAGGTGTTGGCCAGGTAACCGTTGCGTGACTCCAGGGCCTCGTCCGGCGATTTGGGTTCCTTCGTGTGTGCCGGGGACTGTTCTTCGGCAAAGCGCCCGCCCAGGCTGGGCAGGAAAGGCAGGGGATGCTGGCGGCCTTCATGATGAAGATCCAGCCATCGCTCGAGCTGCTCACGCGCCGCTTCCCGGCTGAGTTCCGCGGCCATCACGCTCAGGCTGCCCTCCGCCAGGCCCGCGCACTGGAGTCGGCCGTCGTGGCCGGCCGCCCGCAGGGCCAGATAGTCCAGCCAGAAGGCGAGGCGGTGGCGGGTGCCCAGCTTGCCCACCTGGATGCGTCGCAGGCCGTCCGGGAAGACGTCCCGCACCACGCCGCGCAGGCGGTGCTCGCCAAGGCGGAGGTCAATGTCCACGGCCTCGGCCGGGTCGCCGTTGTCATGCCAGGCCTGCCAGGCCGGCAACAGGGCGTTGACGTCTTCAACAAGAGCGCGGTATTCGGGCCGGTCCAGGGGCGGGGGCGGCAGCACGCCACGGGCGCGGATGAGCGCGTCGGGTTCCGGTGTCAGGGGCCCGTCTTCGCAGGCCCGCTGGAACAGTTCCCGGCGCAGCTGGTGGGCGGTCAGCCCGTCCACGCGGCGCGGTTCCTCGTCCTCCAGCAGGCTTTCCTTGCTGTCCAGGGCCAGGTGCAGGCATTCGCGGAAGAAGTAGCGTGGCGGATGATCCACAAAGCGGGCCAGATCCGCCAGACCGACCGTGGTCTCCGTGGGCGGCCGGGCACGGCTGCCGTCGACAAAGTGCGGCGCCGTGGTGCGGTCGCCGAACTGGGCCCGGGTGCCGGCCAGCCATTCGCCCTGGAAGGTGAAAACCCGTTCCTCCTCCCCGGCGTCGAAATAGCGGCGGCTGAAGGGCTGCATGGGCTGGTGGGTGATCA
Coding sequences within:
- a CDS encoding sensor domain-containing diguanylate cyclase, which codes for MSGPEQSESIHRIARINYLPRALGFGSTFVAILLLTAEREFGTTTLLLAVATFILYPHLAFAHARLARDSKSAEQKNLLADSIMLGVWSAALGFTLWITFALLLATLLNNAINGGPARLGLAAICFLAGALLWVLFGGFQFEPHASLMVTLYMASASLLYILGVGITYYRQNTKLARAHRAIEQNNEVFRSLLEYASISNETGTVKELIERTLEHFRRLQSGHPFGLLLFDRGRPRFLLHAVFRGVPEHLQESMIRRLTAHNASNDRGQPLVLEGLPRPLLALPMHEYMDQASGYLVMDRKRAEFLGRILTLFVDQLASALQNKLLTEELRKAAETDALTGLYNRGYLEEQLNDAMERKRSHDAADFSVIMLDVIGLKQANDRLGHEAGDELIRTVARRLRRHARKSDVVARFGGDEFVVLCHDCREADAMRAVERLMGACQESSGRIRLGNGRQSELPVEISVGVAGSDQHPPNRVMPEADARMYAHKEAFYARHHRSRDGADKDVND
- a CDS encoding SirB2 family protein, translating into MYMGIKHLHMTLALLSILGFMLRGGWLLVTGEKPANRFAKIAPHVLDTLLLLSGIVLLGMTGWAFLTQGWMLLKLLFVAAYIGVGIAAFRAGAGSLRWGLFFLAVLLFVQTMAIAFSKQAGGLLALLF
- a CDS encoding putative bifunctional diguanylate cyclase/phosphodiesterase, producing MDSASGTLRMAVAAVQARQARVQRGLKQHFENARDWLREQPAPAFRHLLFWIIVAVAIPTTAWFLTAAWIAHDRYQTVRSMNYTGQLADFALAGNRLIHALQLERSLSAAHLVEGDPFFSVRLAEARQETSRHMRQVQHQMLNLPAAPLTRQLDNCMQEVRGVEERLQSLRHNINLGHLTVMEGVDGLSIVIEDIHACLSVVEQASNESAITQRLRTLRAFAAYKDFADLERSYGTALLAAGIPDPGVYRQFLHHAELQAPYARRILTEQDSGLEKALGYVHDSEVEQRLHDLRTVMTQAIDGRSDANRNALPVPEVWFAVASDRLEALHQAERMLMDKLSSTVAGIDASARQDLQRVLAAFGVTALAVPLLSLGIAAGVGRRIRLERRQNRNIRFLATRDFLTGLYNRRRFDEVARRVIAKARRYDRKAALLIIDLHRFTDINHIWGEAVGDAVLRETASRLKVVAGRHALIARTYGDEFSILLPDCNDHVEAEVQARQIMAVFSAPFDLEHRSINIQASGGGAVFPDDGSDQEEMMVAARLARDVAKESSSDSFHFFSAGMYERFEYQVVIEEGLKQALSNKEFEVYYQPRLRLPDQKLVAVEALVRWNHPALGQVNPEDFVPVAEANGSIVRIGRWVLEEACRRAVDWQRDGLPDLRVSVNLSAVQFHQSDIIADVTRALEKSGLPADRLELELTETAVMADIDQSAEILLKLRELGVMLSIDDFGTGYSSLSYLQRFPVQQLKLDKSFVHGLPQDADAVAIARTIINLSQGLNREVVAEGVENAEQAQFLSEAGCKEGQGYYFSKPLTARELSAFASEKSNLPAESGSGY
- the recD gene encoding exodeoxyribonuclease V subunit alpha; translation: MSLAQRLRRACAEGRLRAVDTALADWGLRHGADERVALALALANRAVGEGHTCLPLDEQAPPAIPEENPICETAAWRQSLAESRLVGEPGEARPLILEGERLYLHRYWQYEALLAERLKAMIGTAPAAVDTAPLEREGELFDYAWVGDEETHWQAVAAATALRHRFCVISGGPGTGKTYTVLRLVKLLLADAAARQTPVPTIALAAPTGKAAARMMESMRNGLADLPDSEALGPSLPEDAATLHRLLGLRGDTTRPRHDRDNPLNADVVIVDEASMVDLPMMAKLVDAMPRHGRLILLGDRYQLASVESGSVLAELCRAAGVNGFGPQQREAFAPLLKSDAPTADPPLPPLADHVVTLQTSHRFTADSAIGRLAASVNAGDADSAMGVIREAAPEAIEARLDAGDGLDALVETVAAAHAPLLSESDPVAALARLGEIQLLTATRVGPTGSDSLNQAIHERLCREAGLDPAETWYPGRPIIIQHNDYRAGLFNGDIGICLADKAGRRRVWFQTGEQPRALLPTALPQHDSVYAMTVHKSQGSEFEHVHLLLPAVDTPVLSRELLYTGITRARKSLSLHGPEDILRAAIGRQTRRHSGLAERLAG
- the recB gene encoding exodeoxyribonuclease V subunit beta, giving the protein MSRREPQWERFDAATVPLHGLRLIEASAGTGKTFSLAGLYLRLLLEQWLSVREILVMTFTRAATQELRERIRARLGQAARLAMDPDSAEDDDHEQQFALTIIERVAGQRGREAVIRHLRESAARMDEATISTIHGFAQQAAAENAFDSALPFDRGEQVDDQPLFTEVISDYWRGQVVGRPADQALAFLQLWPDPEALKKDLEPVLRKPHVSLTGPDPARIDKLTARARRLWEAEGERLAELLEQCEAEQAFLKKKSLETALQRAGGAGELASQIGAGVMGTANGHVGLPDWLVQLGSDEGVRALCKKKPAESWFRPQELALSRALAEVQPLGRLGALREALAHVRETVLARKRERRKYSFNDMITGLSEAIHDEQGGPALADSLHSTWPWALVDEFQDTDPLQYAILRRIYRERERGGLLMIGDPKQAIYGFRGGDVFAYLQAVRDADARYHLDTNFRSTQSVLDAVETVFRAGGEQAFVIEDIRFQPVKAGRKAGDREIRRDGEPLPAMTLWRMDEALPKKNAEPRLIDATVHQIHQLLDGRCEVVKAREAPRPLAPADIAVLVNTNDQAAAVQQALSRRGIAAVCLHQQSVFASEEAEHLLRLLQATATPADEDALRAALATPLLGHRLGDLIRLAEDEEAWRQVTARFQQAHEAWRQAGVLAMLQPLLQDEAPRLLALEDGERRMSNYLQLAELLQQASGEQFGPDGLIDWLHRMIEDPGGDSGDDERQLRLESDDALIRIATVHKVKGLQYGIVLLPFAPLLGAGGAADKPPFLHHDEQGRACLDFLAGPGDDTARQAIAEDRAEAIRLLYVALTRAEQACYLPWGPINTAQNGALAWLLHQADGVSADVRDRSTKAPKWMTPECTAERLGVLAEQAPGAIRLEALPDTLPPDARAPRPPAPAGEARSDWPRPRPPWSVFSFTRLVRGAAHATAGTELGTGAGDEVADEQLAAAGGDIGLRGAGFGIAVHDMLEKADFADWPGPDQPLDESHKGHVEKQLVDAGLVLPDGRARQTLLEQVGGLISRCLHTQLPGIGPLAAVPATQRLAEMEFMLGLGGQSVATVMDQLHRHGYAIELPEARQRETLAGLMHGYIDLIVEADGRYYVIDYKTNDLGPDQADYAPARLRQAVSVAHYDLQYLIYCVALHRHLALRLPGYQPETHLGGVHYLFLRGMRGGEHSDGVFSDQPPTALITALDRALAGTRPEPEQGVLL